The Planococcus versutus genome contains a region encoding:
- a CDS encoding TRAP transporter small permease: MLKKYLQVSTKVQNSIVTGLLILLSCVVFIQVLARKLMPIPLPWTEEVAKISLLWITYLGLAATFQQNYHIRIDLLDSLLKTPKRQKMMDMFVHSLGVLFAAGLVYLAFSYFQEQLAFGQRTSILRLPMWVVILPVVIGGVLSLIHFIVKIIASLTEMRRRK, from the coding sequence ATGCTAAAAAAATACCTGCAAGTTAGTACGAAAGTACAGAATAGCATTGTAACAGGCTTACTCATCCTTTTATCGTGCGTCGTTTTTATTCAAGTGCTGGCAAGAAAACTAATGCCGATTCCACTCCCCTGGACAGAAGAAGTGGCTAAAATTTCATTGTTGTGGATTACGTATTTAGGCTTAGCAGCTACGTTTCAGCAAAATTATCACATACGCATCGACTTGCTCGATTCACTTTTGAAGACGCCTAAAAGACAAAAAATGATGGATATGTTTGTGCATAGTTTAGGTGTGCTGTTTGCTGCTGGACTTGTTTATCTGGCATTTAGTTATTTCCAAGAACAGTTAGCCTTTGGACAACGCACAAGTATTTTAAGACTTCCGATGTGGGTCGTCATTCTTCCAGTGGTCATCGGCGGCGTGTTGTCGTTGATACATTTTATCGTCAAAATTATCGCCAGCTTAACGGAAATGAGGAGACGTAAATGA
- a CDS encoding short-chain fatty acid transporter: MKGITRFSNNLMERYLPDPFLFVIILTVVVFGLGLGLTDSSPVQMVAFWGEGFWALLAFSMQMVLVLVTGFVLASSPIFKKGLGKLASFAKTPGSAIIWVTLVSLAASWINWGFGLVIGALFAKELAKRVGNVDYRLLIASAYSGFLIWHAGFSGSIPLSIATEGHPFVDKIGIIPTSETIFASYNLIIVAALVISVPLLNRLMMPKKEETVVVDPKVLVEPEVEEQPAKADMTPAERLENSWVLSMVIGAMGIAFIVYYFIQNGFALTLDLVNFMFLFLGILFHGTPRKYLIAVQEAVKGAGAIIVQFPFYAGIMGMMTASGLAAVISEAFVNISTVDTFPLFAFLSAGLVNFFVPSGGGQWAVQAPIMLEAAEMLGSDPAKVAMAVAWGDAWTNMIQPFWALPALAIAGLKAKDIMGFCVIVLVVSGVVIGAGLLFL; this comes from the coding sequence ATGAAAGGAATTACACGCTTTTCGAATAACTTAATGGAACGCTATTTACCGGACCCGTTTTTGTTCGTCATTATCTTAACAGTGGTCGTTTTTGGACTGGGTTTAGGTTTAACCGATTCCTCACCGGTACAAATGGTAGCGTTTTGGGGTGAAGGATTTTGGGCGCTACTCGCGTTCTCGATGCAAATGGTCTTGGTGCTCGTTACCGGATTTGTCTTAGCAAGCAGCCCAATCTTTAAAAAAGGATTAGGCAAGCTGGCGAGTTTCGCCAAAACGCCAGGCAGTGCCATCATATGGGTAACTTTAGTATCACTTGCTGCGAGCTGGATCAACTGGGGCTTTGGGTTAGTCATTGGTGCGTTGTTCGCAAAAGAATTGGCAAAGCGCGTTGGAAACGTCGATTACCGTTTGCTCATTGCCAGTGCCTATTCAGGATTTTTAATTTGGCACGCGGGGTTCTCAGGATCGATTCCGTTATCAATCGCAACAGAAGGCCACCCGTTTGTTGATAAAATCGGCATCATTCCAACGAGTGAAACGATTTTTGCGAGTTACAACTTAATCATTGTGGCGGCATTAGTGATTAGTGTCCCGTTATTAAATCGATTGATGATGCCGAAAAAAGAAGAAACAGTTGTGGTTGATCCGAAAGTGCTGGTGGAACCAGAAGTTGAAGAACAACCGGCTAAAGCGGACATGACACCAGCAGAACGTTTGGAAAACAGCTGGGTTTTATCGATGGTCATTGGCGCGATGGGAATTGCTTTTATTGTTTATTACTTTATCCAAAATGGCTTTGCGTTAACACTCGACTTGGTGAACTTTATGTTCTTGTTCCTCGGAATTCTTTTCCACGGAACACCGCGCAAGTACTTGATCGCGGTTCAAGAAGCAGTCAAAGGAGCAGGCGCCATCATCGTCCAATTCCCGTTTTACGCAGGAATCATGGGCATGATGACAGCATCTGGTTTAGCAGCCGTCATTTCAGAAGCGTTCGTCAATATTTCAACAGTCGACACGTTCCCACTTTTCGCATTTCTTAGTGCCGGACTCGTTAACTTTTTCGTTCCATCTGGTGGCGGACAATGGGCTGTACAAGCACCAATTATGCTAGAAGCAGCTGAGATGTTGGGCAGCGATCCCGCAAAAGTCGCGATGGCTGTTGCATGGGGAGATGCCTGGACAAACATGATCCAGCCGTTCTGGGCATTACCTGCACTGGCGATCGCCGGATTAAAAGCAAAAGACATTATGGGCTTTTGTGTGATTGTCTTGGTGGTTAGTGGTGTTGTGATTGGGGCAGGATTGTTGTTTTTGTAA
- a CDS encoding TRAP transporter substrate-binding protein, translating to MKKFLLLLMIAGLTLLAACGSEETASSTTGTEDNAEPIELRIGVVVGDWSPHYKGAQALADALDEKTDGQMKLTVFPDGQLGGEREMLEAVQNGSLDMGLISSAVYSAFEPKMSVIDIPYLVNSFDEAEALMDGEAGKALSALMLEKGMRNLAWGHNDFRVITNNKQAVEKPEDLSSLKMRVPESKVLADWYSDLGTMATPMPFPDIYAALQQGVVDGQDNGPILSYAAKFYEHQSYLTVSNHQYSPIGFFVSEKVWAELSDTQQQALEEAAQEASEVERQAIREFNENSITAMEEAGLETFRPTDEERAAFKETTTNLVDEVRAEAGEDLTNMILEEAGYQE from the coding sequence ATGAAAAAATTTCTGTTATTATTGATGATTGCGGGACTGACGTTATTAGCCGCGTGTGGTAGCGAAGAAACAGCTAGTTCAACAACCGGTACAGAAGATAATGCTGAGCCAATCGAGTTAAGAATTGGGGTAGTCGTTGGGGATTGGAGTCCTCATTACAAAGGCGCACAAGCATTAGCTGATGCACTTGATGAAAAAACAGATGGCCAAATGAAGTTAACCGTATTTCCAGACGGTCAACTTGGTGGAGAACGTGAAATGCTAGAAGCGGTTCAAAACGGATCACTGGATATGGGATTGATCAGTTCTGCTGTGTATTCCGCATTCGAACCCAAAATGTCTGTTATCGATATTCCATATTTGGTTAATTCGTTCGATGAAGCAGAAGCTTTAATGGATGGCGAAGCAGGAAAAGCATTGTCTGCATTGATGCTTGAAAAAGGCATGCGCAACTTAGCATGGGGACATAATGATTTCCGTGTCATTACAAACAACAAGCAAGCTGTGGAAAAACCAGAAGATTTGTCATCACTTAAGATGCGCGTACCTGAAAGTAAAGTACTGGCTGACTGGTATTCCGACTTAGGAACAATGGCTACACCAATGCCTTTCCCAGACATCTATGCCGCTTTACAGCAAGGAGTAGTAGATGGTCAAGATAATGGACCTATTTTATCTTACGCCGCGAAATTTTATGAACATCAAAGTTATTTGACGGTTTCCAATCATCAATATTCACCAATCGGCTTTTTCGTTAGTGAAAAAGTCTGGGCGGAACTGTCCGATACGCAACAACAAGCTTTAGAAGAAGCTGCACAAGAAGCAAGTGAAGTTGAACGTCAAGCGATTAGAGAATTTAACGAAAACTCAATTACTGCAATGGAAGAAGCCGGTTTGGAAACGTTCCGTCCAACAGATGAAGAGCGAGCGGCTTTCAAAGAAACAACAACAAACTTGGTAGATGAAGTTCGAGCAGAAGCCGGTGAAGATTTAACAAACATGATTTTGGAAGAAGCTGGCTATCAAGAATGA
- a CDS encoding alpha-ketoacid dehydrogenase subunit beta, with translation MTMMTIVQAINQALESEMEKDERIILLGEDIGKNGGVFRVTDRLFEKFGERRVVDTPIAESAIIGAAVGMAARGLRPIAEIQFMGFVFEAMDQLVAQAARLRFRSGGTQTAPMVIRVPYGGGIRAPELHSDSLESVFAHSPGLKIVMPSSPYDAKGLLIAAMRDPDPVLFLEPMKLYRAFQEEVPEEEYTVEIGKANKLREGEDLTIITWGPPVYTVKAVAEKWWTEKGVSIEIIDLRTVAPLDIETIIASVEKTEHVIIVHEAVKTGGIGAEIAAVISEKALYSLAAPILRVAGYDTPYPTAMVEEEWLPNEKRINAAITAVLEE, from the coding sequence ATGACGATGATGACTATAGTTCAAGCGATCAATCAAGCACTTGAAAGTGAAATGGAAAAAGATGAACGAATTATTTTACTGGGAGAAGACATTGGTAAAAATGGCGGTGTCTTTCGCGTGACCGATCGATTGTTTGAAAAGTTTGGCGAACGCCGTGTAGTAGATACACCCATTGCAGAATCGGCCATTATTGGCGCAGCTGTTGGGATGGCTGCGAGAGGCTTGAGACCCATTGCTGAAATTCAATTTATGGGCTTTGTGTTCGAAGCAATGGATCAATTGGTAGCACAGGCTGCCCGTCTACGGTTCCGCTCAGGAGGAACTCAAACAGCGCCGATGGTCATTCGAGTGCCATACGGCGGAGGCATCCGGGCACCAGAGTTGCATTCTGACTCTCTTGAAAGTGTATTTGCTCATTCGCCAGGACTGAAAATTGTCATGCCAAGTAGCCCGTACGACGCTAAAGGATTGTTAATTGCGGCCATGCGTGACCCGGATCCGGTATTGTTTCTAGAGCCTATGAAGCTATATCGTGCTTTTCAAGAAGAAGTGCCAGAAGAAGAGTACACAGTTGAAATTGGCAAAGCCAATAAGCTGCGTGAAGGAGAAGACCTTACAATTATTACGTGGGGACCGCCGGTTTATACCGTTAAAGCGGTAGCAGAAAAATGGTGGACAGAAAAAGGCGTCTCCATCGAAATTATCGATCTTAGAACGGTAGCACCGCTCGATATAGAAACTATCATCGCTTCGGTAGAAAAAACCGAACACGTCATCATCGTGCACGAAGCGGTCAAAACCGGTGGAATCGGTGCCGAAATTGCAGCAGTGATTAGTGAGAAAGCATTATACAGTTTAGCAGCGCCTATTCTTCGCGTCGCAGGTTATGACACTCCGTATCCAACGGCAATGGTAGAAGAAGAGTGGCTGCCAAATGAAAAACGAATTAACGCGGCAATTACAGCTGTGTTGGAGGAATAA
- a CDS encoding TetR/AcrR family transcriptional regulator gives MKEEKKNGYVIRAERTRKKILDAAREVFKENGFRNTTITLIAETAEVGYGTVYSHFNNGKDEVLMNIMEDIMDDFYQVASVAYTPTTKEDALKFTEKNISDFLELAIAHKEWLALFYKAFGHSEMVLTRWEEITERFIERISKNVDLVKERGLSRNSDYNSRIVAGSLYYPGEKFLWKIVLGNTTQDHTEIARNIAEIYNFGLYK, from the coding sequence ATGAAAGAAGAAAAAAAGAATGGCTATGTCATACGTGCAGAACGAACACGGAAAAAAATTCTAGATGCTGCTAGAGAGGTATTTAAAGAAAATGGTTTTAGAAATACGACCATCACATTGATCGCTGAAACAGCAGAAGTGGGTTATGGAACTGTTTACTCTCATTTTAATAACGGAAAAGATGAAGTGCTCATGAACATCATGGAAGATATTATGGATGACTTTTACCAAGTGGCTTCAGTAGCTTATACGCCAACTACGAAAGAAGATGCCCTTAAGTTTACAGAAAAAAACATTTCAGATTTTCTTGAATTGGCAATTGCGCATAAAGAATGGCTTGCTCTTTTTTATAAAGCCTTTGGTCACTCTGAAATGGTGCTTACTAGATGGGAAGAAATCACAGAACGCTTTATTGAACGGATTTCTAAAAACGTAGACTTGGTTAAAGAAAGAGGATTGAGCCGAAACTCCGATTACAATTCGCGTATTGTAGCAGGCTCGCTGTACTATCCGGGTGAAAAGTTTTTATGGAAGATTGTTTTAGGGAACACGACTCAAGATCATACAGAAATCGCACGTAATATTGCTGAAATCTACAATTTTGGTTTGTATAAGTAA
- a CDS encoding dihydrolipoamide acetyltransferase family protein: MSIYEFKLPDIGEGLHEAEIVSWLVKEGDLVKENDSIVEVQTDKAVVEISAPVSGEIDKLGGEEGTVIKVGQVLVRFSGISDERTQGATAQDTELPTPLDEIPAPTTATEETAKKNPNDRIVAAPSVRKAARDAGVNLREVEPTGKSGKILAKDLQRFIENGQHIQQKQAQKLDSVATTQTAVFSASEDRVEKITGTRKLIFEKMTKAQQHAVMCTGMDEINVSSLVQMRKTLLLTAEQQKLKLTYLPFIIKAVTHALKKYPIFNSSIDEENMAIHYHQGIHIGIATATENGLLVPVIKHADKKSILEIAKELEELTQKARDKKLKSTDLTGSTFTISNTGSQGGWYATPIINYPEVSILGIHKIKKEAIVVGDDIQIGHMMGMSLTFDHRVIDGEPSGRFMHSIKELLEKPELLILEAK; this comes from the coding sequence ATGTCTATCTATGAGTTTAAACTTCCTGACATTGGAGAAGGGTTGCATGAAGCAGAAATTGTAAGTTGGTTGGTTAAAGAAGGCGATCTAGTAAAAGAAAATGACAGCATCGTAGAAGTTCAAACCGATAAAGCCGTTGTTGAAATATCTGCCCCTGTTTCTGGAGAAATCGACAAGCTAGGTGGTGAAGAAGGAACAGTCATCAAAGTAGGCCAAGTGCTTGTTCGATTTTCTGGGATTTCAGATGAAAGAACACAAGGAGCTACTGCACAAGACACAGAACTTCCGACGCCACTTGACGAAATCCCAGCACCGACTACTGCTACTGAAGAAACGGCAAAAAAGAATCCGAACGACAGAATAGTAGCGGCACCTTCTGTACGGAAAGCTGCAAGAGATGCGGGAGTTAACTTAAGAGAAGTAGAGCCTACTGGCAAAAGTGGTAAAATTTTAGCGAAAGATTTGCAGCGGTTTATTGAAAATGGACAGCACATTCAACAAAAACAAGCGCAAAAGCTGGATTCAGTAGCAACGACTCAAACCGCAGTGTTCTCGGCAAGTGAAGACCGTGTAGAAAAAATTACCGGAACACGCAAACTTATTTTTGAAAAAATGACAAAAGCGCAACAACATGCAGTGATGTGCACAGGAATGGATGAAATCAACGTCAGTTCACTCGTTCAAATGCGTAAAACACTCTTGCTAACCGCAGAACAACAAAAACTAAAATTAACGTATTTGCCTTTTATTATTAAAGCAGTCACACATGCATTGAAAAAATACCCGATTTTCAATTCTTCTATCGATGAAGAAAACATGGCAATTCACTATCATCAAGGGATTCATATCGGCATAGCGACAGCTACTGAAAATGGATTGCTTGTGCCGGTCATCAAACATGCCGATAAAAAATCCATTCTCGAAATAGCAAAAGAACTTGAAGAACTAACGCAAAAAGCACGTGATAAAAAGCTTAAGTCAACAGACCTTACTGGAAGCACATTTACCATTTCCAATACAGGTAGCCAAGGCGGTTGGTATGCAACACCCATCATCAATTATCCAGAAGTATCGATTCTGGGAATCCACAAAATTAAAAAAGAAGCGATTGTTGTTGGAGATGACATTCAAATCGGTCACATGATGGGAATGTCGTTAACATTTGATCACCGCGTGATTGACGGAGAGCCTTCCGGAAGATTTATGCACAGCATTAAAGAATTATTGGAAAAACCCGAGTTGCTCATTTTAGAAGCAAAATAA
- a CDS encoding TRAP transporter large permease, protein MILMLVTFILVLLSGAPIVFSFAFASLVYIFFGSNLAPDMFAAVLYSGLDSFPLMAIPLFLYAGELMSKGGISKRIVAFSASLVGKVKGFLGIITILASGFFSAVSGSGVATVAAVGGMMIPEMRRANYPAGYAATLTASGAFLGAIIPPSIPMVMYGFISNTSIGDLFVAGIIPGLLFIVGFIIVNQLYVRKFDLTENEESQLIVGNEKRLRKIIVTGKTAFWALLMPVIIIGGIYGGFFTPTESAVVAVVYAVLVSSLIYRELNLSEILEASKISALNTAMLMVTLVFATIFSRLLTIEQIPQSLAAFLLELTDQTWVILLIILLFLTLIGMLMDSVTGVILVTPIVYPILVPIVGLDPVHAGIIVVVTLAVGLITPPMAINLFLAGKIAGATMGSILKYLPGFLFVSFVVIVIVTFVPELVMFIPDLMD, encoded by the coding sequence ATGATTCTTATGCTAGTAACGTTTATCCTCGTCCTCTTAAGCGGAGCGCCTATTGTCTTTTCTTTTGCTTTTGCATCACTTGTCTATATATTTTTTGGCTCTAACTTGGCACCGGATATGTTTGCTGCTGTACTTTACTCAGGGCTCGACTCTTTTCCATTAATGGCGATTCCACTGTTTTTATATGCTGGAGAATTGATGAGTAAAGGAGGCATTTCGAAAAGAATCGTTGCTTTTTCCGCTTCTTTAGTAGGAAAAGTAAAAGGCTTTCTTGGCATTATTACCATTTTAGCCAGTGGCTTTTTTAGCGCAGTTTCTGGTTCAGGAGTTGCGACGGTTGCAGCAGTTGGAGGAATGATGATCCCAGAGATGAGACGAGCCAATTACCCTGCTGGATATGCCGCTACGTTAACGGCTTCGGGTGCTTTTCTCGGAGCGATTATTCCACCGAGTATCCCAATGGTGATGTACGGGTTTATATCAAATACCTCGATTGGTGATCTTTTTGTTGCTGGAATTATTCCGGGCCTGCTGTTTATTGTGGGATTCATTATAGTCAATCAACTGTACGTACGGAAGTTTGACTTGACAGAAAACGAAGAATCACAGCTGATTGTCGGAAACGAAAAACGACTTCGTAAAATCATTGTTACTGGAAAAACAGCATTTTGGGCATTGCTTATGCCTGTCATTATCATTGGCGGCATTTACGGTGGCTTTTTTACACCCACAGAATCTGCAGTTGTAGCAGTGGTTTATGCGGTGCTAGTAAGTTCGTTAATCTACAGAGAACTCAACTTGAGCGAAATTTTGGAAGCCTCCAAAATTTCGGCATTAAATACAGCAATGTTAATGGTAACATTGGTTTTTGCTACAATTTTTTCACGGTTGTTGACAATCGAGCAAATTCCGCAAAGCCTTGCTGCGTTTTTACTTGAGCTAACCGATCAAACTTGGGTTATTTTGCTGATCATCTTGTTATTTTTAACGCTGATCGGCATGTTGATGGATTCAGTAACGGGTGTTATTTTAGTAACACCGATTGTGTATCCCATCCTCGTACCCATTGTGGGATTGGATCCAGTTCATGCAGGAATTATTGTGGTCGTCACATTGGCAGTGGGCCTCATTACGCCGCCAATGGCGATTAACTTGTTTTTAGCTGGCAAAATAGCCGGTGCGACGATGGGCTCTATTTTAAAATACCTACCGGGTTTTTTATTTGTCTCATTTGTTGTTATTGTGATCGTGACTTTTGTTCCCGAACTGGTCATGTTTATACCGGATTTGATGGATTAA
- the pdhA gene encoding pyruvate dehydrogenase (acetyl-transferring) E1 component subunit alpha, whose product MWIEQNQLDIKTIKYIDEKGKALQTDISLSEQQLLEMYKGMVKARVFDVRAMKLQRQGRIGTYAPLQGQEAAQIGSAYATGEKDWIYPSYREIGVSIMKGMPMERLFMYTMGHLEGLAQHAANVFPVQIIIGAQYLHAVGGAWASQYQKEDSVAVAYIGDGGTSEGDFHEALNFAGVYKLPIVFVVQNNQWAISVPFEKQTASKTIAQKALAYGITGVRVDGNDVVAMYMTMKQAIEKAKAGEPVLIEAVTFRQGPHTTADDPTKYRLPDEESEWGEKDPLVRIKKYLTESGSWNEEKDQQLFDEMAELVTQAFTKAQSEEPSQLTDVFEHIYKEKTPQLVEQQVQAEGEKRP is encoded by the coding sequence ATGTGGATTGAACAAAACCAATTAGATATCAAAACCATTAAATACATTGATGAAAAGGGAAAAGCGCTACAGACAGATATTTCACTAAGTGAGCAGCAACTTCTTGAAATGTACAAGGGAATGGTAAAAGCTCGAGTTTTTGATGTGCGAGCTATGAAACTGCAGCGACAAGGAAGAATCGGAACGTATGCACCTTTACAAGGACAAGAAGCTGCACAAATTGGAAGCGCTTACGCGACGGGTGAAAAGGATTGGATTTATCCAAGCTACAGAGAGATAGGAGTCTCTATCATGAAAGGAATGCCTATGGAAAGACTCTTTATGTATACAATGGGCCACTTAGAAGGACTGGCTCAACATGCAGCTAATGTCTTTCCTGTTCAAATCATTATCGGAGCGCAATACCTCCACGCAGTAGGCGGAGCATGGGCAAGTCAATATCAAAAAGAAGACAGTGTAGCAGTTGCCTATATTGGAGATGGTGGAACTTCAGAAGGAGATTTTCACGAAGCACTTAATTTTGCAGGTGTTTACAAATTACCGATTGTATTTGTTGTCCAAAACAATCAATGGGCAATCAGTGTGCCGTTTGAAAAACAAACGGCCAGTAAAACAATTGCTCAAAAAGCTTTAGCGTACGGCATTACGGGTGTGAGAGTAGATGGCAATGATGTAGTTGCCATGTACATGACGATGAAACAAGCAATTGAAAAAGCAAAAGCTGGTGAGCCGGTATTGATCGAAGCGGTTACATTCAGACAAGGACCTCATACTACGGCGGATGATCCAACAAAATACCGCCTACCCGATGAAGAGTCAGAGTGGGGTGAGAAAGACCCGTTAGTTCGTATAAAAAAATACTTAACAGAATCAGGTAGTTGGAATGAAGAAAAAGACCAACAGCTATTTGATGAAATGGCAGAATTGGTGACACAGGCATTTACTAAAGCACAATCAGAGGAACCAAGCCAATTAACGGATGTATTTGAACATATCTATAAAGAAAAAACACCGCAGTTAGTAGAACAGCAAGTACAAGCGGAAGGAGAGAAGCGTCCATGA